Below is a genomic region from Flavobacterium ginsengisoli.
AAGAAATCACTTTTACTGATTCTGTCTCCAAGAAAAGTTCCCGAATCTGGATAATGCTTTGCAAAGAAATACTCGGGATTAGTATCAAAATATACAGGATTAAAATCGTTAACCATCCTTCCTTTACTGATATCATAATATCCTTGTCCCCAAGTAACATCTACAAGACGCCATTTTTTATCAATTAAAACAACATTCCAAGCGTGGTTTGATGAAGTCGCTTTACGGCCAATATCTCTCAAATTTGTTTTTGAATCGCCTCGAATTATTTCGCATTTCAAGTTTACAAGCTCTGCTAAATGCTGATACAAAGCTGTAAAACCTTCACAAACTGCTTTTTTAGATTTAAAAGCTTTCTGAATTAGATTATCATTCAGTTGTTTTATTTTTCGCTGTTTTTCGGCTTCTGAAGAATAATTGAAACCTTGCACTCTTGGAGGATTCAAATACGCATTGTAATCATATCTTATATTGAAAGCAATCCAGCTGTAAATAGCACGAGCACGATCATAATCCGAATCAAAATCTTTTTCGATTTTGTCAGCTAATTTCTCTGTGCTATCAAAGCTTTTTGGGTATTTTGCAACTATTTTATCAACTTCGCTAATCTTCTGAGAAAAAGCAAAATTGATAAAAATACTATTTAATAAAAGGAAAATAAGGGCAATCTTTTTTTGTGGCATTTAAAAATTTGATTTAATAATATCTTTCAATTCCTGATCCAATTCTGGATTAGAGATTTTATTTTCTTGTAAATCAAAATTCGAGCCAAATGCTGGCAATGAAAAACTTCCTTTAATTTCTGCTCCATAGCGAGGAAAGAGATTCTGTGCAATTCCTAAAACAGATGCGCCTCCTCTACCGCCTGGAGAAGTTGCCAATAATAACATTGGTTTATGCTGAAAAACATCTTTTTCGATTCTTGAACTCCAATCGAAAACATTTTTGAAAGCAACAGAATAATTTCCGTTATTTTCTGCCATTGAAACTACTAAAATATCAGCTTCTTTCAATTTGTTTAAGAATGCTTGTGCAACTTTATGCTGACCAACTTCTTTTTCAAGATCAACACTAAAAACTGGCATTGCAAAATCATTCAAATCTAAAACTTCAACGTCTGCATTTTCAAATAAACTTGATGCATAAGTAGCTAAACGTTTATTGATTGAGTGCTTACTGTTACTTCCTCCAAAGGCTATTATTTTCATATTTGTGGTATTTGTTTTTTCAACCACATAAGTAATATAAGTTCATTTAAAAAACTTTGTCTTTTAATTTAAAGAAGCCAAACTTAAATTTTCTTATATTACTTATATGGTCTAATATTAATTTTCTATTTCAAAAATCTCTTTTTGTATTTCTACAGAATAATCATTTGGCGAAATACTTCCACCGAAAGCTTTGGCATAAACTTTTGTAAATTCTGCTCCAAAATATAAAATAATAGCCGAATAATATACCCAAACCAAAATTATAATTACAGAACCCGCTGCGCCGTAAACACTTGCAACTGTTGAGTTTCCTAAGTAAACTCCTATGGCAAATTTACCTATCATGAACAAAATTGCAGTGCAAGAGGCCCCTATAAAAGCATCTTTCCACTTAATCACTCCATCTGGTAAAGTTCGGAATATAATTGCAAAAAGCAATGTAATACTGGCAAAAACAATCACTAGATTCACAACATAAAAAAGATATATTGTTGTGTCTGGAAAATAAAGTTTTAAACGGGCATTTAAAACGTCGAGTGTAGCATTGAGCATTAAACTGACCAACATTAAAAATCCAACAGAAACGATCATCGAAAATGACATCAATCTGTTTTGTATAAATTTTTTCAAGCCTTTATTTGGTTTTGCACGAAGCCCCCAAATGTAGTTGATCGAACTCTGAATTTCAGCAAAGACTCCTGATGCACCAACTAATAGCATCACAACTCCAAATACGGTTACAAAGACATTACTGTCTGATAATTGAACATTTTTGATTGCCTCCTGAATCTGTACAGCAAGCATTATTCCCGACCAATCGATTTATCTGACCATATAATTGTCCTGTGACTGCCTCTTCCCCAAAAAAGAAGCCACAAATGGTAATTATAATAATCAACAAAGGAGGCAAAGCAAAAATGGTATAATAAGATAACGCTGCGCTTAACTTTATCGCATTGTCATCGTTAAATTCTAAAAATGTTGTTTTTAATAAATACCAAGTTTTCGAAAAGATATTATGATTTTTCATTTGCTGATTTTTTGATATTCACTCAAATTTAAGCAATAATGAAAATTCCTTACTTCTTGGATTTTCGTTGAGTTTTACATTTTTCCCACTACCTACGAAATATTCATAACGGAATATTTTTTTATCTATTATTTATAATGACAAAAAATCCCTTTATCATAAACAGTCCATAAACTCGCTTTTTGATTGGCTGCTTTTAGGGCATTATTGGCCCAAGTATTGCAAGTATAAAAAAGGCTGTAACTTCCTTTGGCTTCATAGAAAGCATCTTTTCTTCCGTAACTATGCCCTTCAATCCATTGTGGATGAACTGAATCACTAAAACTGTTTGAAATATAATTGACTAATTTTTGATAATTTTCTTTTGAAATCAAAATGCGTTTGCAGTCATCTCCTTCTCTTAATTGCTTGAAAAATGTAGCATGTACAGCAGATGAACTAATCCCGAAAGCGACTTTAAAGGCTGTGCTTGCTTTTAAATCTGACCATTCTGGTGTTTCAAGATAAAATCCTTTGTCTCCCCAACCAAAAGCAATATAATTCATTAACGAATCTTTTGATTGAGTTTGACTGAATTGAATTTCGTTTCGCCAGTCTTTGATTTCATTTTTTATAGGAACAACAATATCAGTATGAACTCCATTAGAAAGAATGTAAATGGGAACGGCATCTTGTTCTTCGACTTTTGCAATATCAGAATTGACTGTAATTTTTGAAATAATTAAAACAGAAGAAATGTACAAAGCAAGAAAACTAAAGATTCCGAAAAGTGTCCAGCCTAGGATTTTGAATGTTTTTTTTAGCATTTTGATTGGTTGATTTTAGATTAGTAATTGGTTATTTTTTCTGTAACCAATTTTTGAGCCAAAAATTTTTCAGTTGCTAAAATGGGACGCGGATTTTACAGATTCGCTTTCGCGAAAGCGCGGATTTAAACGGATTTAATTTTCATTTTAAACATAAAAAAACTGCTGAATTTCTCCAGCAGTTTAGTCTATTCTCTTTGTTCTTTGTTCTTTCTTTTTTCCTCTAAAAAAGACTAAACGTTAAAACGGAAATGCATTACATCACCATCTTTCACGATATATTCTTTTCCTTCAACTCTGAATTTTCCAGCTTCTTTTGCTTTTGCCTCAGAACCATAATGAACGTAATCGTCATATGAAATTACTTCTGCACGAATAAATCCTTTTTCAAAATCTGTATGAATAACTCCTGCTGCTTGTGGCGCAGTTGCTCCAATGTTGATTGTCCAAGCGCGAACTTCTTTCACACCAGCTGTAAAATAAGTTTGCTGTTTTAACAATTTGTAAGTCGCACGAATTAAAACTGATGCTCCTGGCTCTTCTAATCCCATATCTTCTAAGAAAACCTGACGCTCTTCGTAGCTTTCTAATTCTGTGATATCTGCCTCTGCACCTACAGAAAGTACAATAACTTCAGCTTCTTCGTCTTTTACTAATTCACGAACTTGATCAACATATTTGTTTCCGTTTACTGCTGAACTTTCGTCAACGTTACAAACATATAAAACTGGTTTTGCTGTAATTAATTGAAAAGCTTCCATCAAAACTTCTTCATCATTGTTTTGAGGAATAATTGTTCTTGCAGATTTTGCCTGTAAAAGAGCTTCTCTAATTCTGTTTAATAAAGCTTCTTCTGCCTGAGCTTCTTTATTTCCGGTTTTTGCAAGACGTTTTACTTTTTCTAAACGTTTTTCAACAGTTTCTAAGTCTTTTAACTGCAATTCGATGTCGATAGTTTCTTTGTCACGAATTGGATTTACGTTTCCGTCAACGTGCACAATATTATCATTATCAAAACAACGTAAAACGTGAATAATAGCATTACACTCTCTAATGTTTCCTAAAAACTGGTTTCCAAGACCTTCACCTTTACTTGCTCCTTTTACCAAACCTGCAATATCTACGATATCTACAGTTGCCATTTGAACGCGCTCTGGTTTAACCAATTCTTCCAATTTATTGATTCTTGGATCTGGAACGTTTACAACACCAATATTAGGTTCGATTGTACAAAACGGAAAGTTAGCACTTTGCGCTTTTGCATTAGATAAACAATTAAATAATGTTGATTTTCCAACATTTGGCAATCCTACAATTCCTGCTTTCATCTGTTTGTTTCTATATTATTTTAATCGGTCTTTAATTTCTTAGACCTGTTATGCTTTTTAAAAATTGACAAAATGCTCTTTTTGGGCATTAAAATTTTGCAAATATAAGATTTAATAACTCTTTCGCGAATTAAATATTTGTATTAATAAAATTTAAGAAACAGTTCTTTTTACTTCTCAGATTTATTATTCTACTTTTCTTTTAAAATTTTTCTTTTTTCAATAAAAAAAATCCTGAACAATAAAGCCCAGGATTTCTTCTTTCCATTTATTAATTACAATTTAAACTCTAACGATGCAATAATTGCCTTTTCTTGATCTGTTGCCGTAAATCCCGAAATATCCCAATAATTAGTCAAGATTTTATTTTTCTTATTAAAGAGCGATTTTTCCTTGAAAACATCACTTTCATTATAGGTGAAATTTTGTTTATTAAAACCTGTTGTGATAAAACTATTTCTTACTTGCACATTTTTAGTTTTATCTTTTAGAACAACATTATAGCCAATTTCTTCATTAGAACTCAATAAATAATAATCATTTCCGTCCCATCTGTAGTTTACTTTAACAAACGATTTTGTAATATTTTTATCACCCTCTTTTGTCTTTTCAACCACTTTATCGAGACTTGTAGGCGTAACCGAAATGGTAAATTCTACTATAATTTTTTTCTCAGGATCGTAAATAATTTCAAAATTATCAATTGCTTCTTTGGCTTTATCCAAAGGAACAACTGACATTATGTAGTAATCTTTGTTTTTTGAATGTCCTTTGGTTGTAAAATCATATTCCTTTTTGGCTTTTGGATCTAATAATGGTTCTAAGTATTTGAAATTTGAGTAATTCTCCATTATATTATTCAAATTATACCCTTTCAAATCAGCACTTACATCTTCTTCTAATAATCCATAAGAACGATTTTGTTCAACCAATAAAGTAGTTGCATTATTATTTTTATCAAATTGAAAATTTACCAATCCATCATTATAATACGTATACTGATTGTCGAGCATAAAAAACTCTCTCACATATACTTTCTGTCTATGGGATATACTAATTTTCTTTGTAGAATTGTTAACCAATTTCTGCAGTATTTTTTCTGGAGATTCTTTAGATAAAACTACTTCATCTAATTTATTGTTTTTACTCTTTAAATAAACAACAAATTTTTGATCTCCATTTAAAGAAGTCCAGCGTACGGTCAAATCTTCGTAATTAGTTTCAGAAACCTGAACATTAGATCCACCAGTCAGCATAAAAGTAACTTTTCCTTCTTCATTGCTCAATAAAATCTGCTGGGTTTTCATTATTTTAACTGTAGCATTTTGTATTGGCTCCATAGTCTCTATATCCTTAACAATAATAGAATACTCTTCGTTTTGCGCCAAAACACTTACATAGTTAAATAAAACAACAAATAAAAGTAGCATTTTCTTCATAGGCATTGTTATTTTTTCAACTAAAGTATTAATTTTTTAACAATAAATCAACACTCAAAAATTTAAAACATTAATTATCAAAAAACTAACTTTTAAAAATACCTGAAATCAGGATAAAAAAAATCCTGAGTTTTCCAACTCAGGATTCTATAATTTATCAAACAATTATTCTTACTCGTTATGTAAGAAAGCTTGCCTTTCTAGTAGAGTTTCTTCGTCCTCAACGTGATTGTCATCAGGTACACAACAGTCAACAGGACAAACAGCAAGCACACTGCGGTTCATCATGAAAACCTTTACATTCTGTACATTTTCCAGGTACAATATAATAGATTTCATCAGAAATTGGAGTTTGCGCATCATCAGCGTCTACTTCAGTTCCGTCAGGTAAAACAATTTTTCCAGAAAGACTAGTTCCGTCTTTATATCTCCAATCATCTGCTCCTTCATATATTGCTGTATTTGGGCACTCTGGTTCGCAAGCCCCGCAATTGATGCATTCGTCAGTTATAATAATTGCCATCTTTTTATTTTTCTTAAAGTTAAAAGTCGTATAGTCTCATCGTCCGAAAAAAGTACACAAAAGACATTCTTTGCTTTTGACTTGATGACTTTTGACTTTCGACTTAATTATGCTTATTTTTGTGCAAAATTACAATCAAAACAATTCATAAACAAACATTATGACATTAGAAACAAAAAAAAGTGTTTTTGTTGAATTAGGAAAATTTTTAAGTCAGTTTTCTGAAGGCGCTTCTGCGCAAAAATCTGACGTCTTATATAATGATCTCTTTTTTGATGATTTCAATAACCTGATTCATTTATCGCAATCTCATAATGGATGGTATACTCCTGAACAGGTTTATTTCTCTATACAATCTTGGGCTGAAGCTTTGACAAAAGAAAATATTGACAAATGGCTTTCTGTTTATAAAATTGAAGAAAATAATGAGAATCCAAAAACTATTGCTTTGATTTTAGCAGGAAATATTCCCTTAGTAGGTTTTCATGATTTCTTATCGGTTTTAATTACAGGCAACAAAGCTTTAATCAAAACTTCTTCAAACGACCAGCATTTATTACCATTTTTAGCTAAATATTTAATTGCTGTTGATGAAGATTTCAAAAACAAAATCACTTTCGTAGAAGGAAAACTAGAAAACTTCGACGCTGTAATCGCTACAGGAAGCAACAATACTTCTCGTTATTTTGAATATTATTTTAAAGACAAACCTTCAATCATTCGTAAAAACAGAAATTCGGCGACGATTTTAACCGGAAAAGAAACCAACGAAGATTTAGAAGCATTGGGCGAAGATATTTTTAGATATTTTGGTTTAGGATGTCGAAATGTTTCCAAGCTTTTTATTCCAAAAGGCTATACTTTTGATGCTTTTTTCCAAGCCATGTTCAAATATCAAGACGTTATTCATTATGAAAAATACGCTAATAATTATGATTATAACAAAGCTGTATTTTTAATGAGTAATTTCAAATTACTAGACAACGGATTCTTGACTTTAAAAGAAGATTCAAGCTACGCTTCGCCTATTTCTAGTGTTTTTTATGAATACTACGAAAACCTTGAAGATCTAGAAAAACGCCTTCAGGAAGACACAGATCAAATTCAATGTATTGTTAGCAGTAATTTAACTACAAATAGTATTGCATTTGGCGAAACGCAAAAACCGCAATTGTGGGATTACGCAGATAATGTCGATACTATAACGTTTTTGTTAACAACAAAGTAATAAATTGTTTAATTATTTCGAATATTTTAACGCTTTTTCGGCTCTTATTACCGAAATTTGCGTCTTTAAAATTTTCGACTATTAACAACAACCATGAAAAAACACAACTACAGCGCAGGACCAAGTATTTTACCTCAGGAAGTTTTTGAGAAGGCATCAAAAGCAATTTTAAATTTTAATGATTCAGGGTTATCTATTCTTGAAATCTCGCACCGAAGCAAAGATTTCGTTGCAGTTATGGAGGAGGCTCGTTCCCTTGCTTTAGAATTATTAGGACTTCAAGGAAAAGGTTATCAGGCTTTATTTTTACAAGGTGGTGCCAGCACAGCATTCTTAATGGCTCCATACAACTTAATGAAAGAAAACGGAAAAGCAGACTTATTTAGATTCGGGAACGTGGGCAACTGCAGCAATCAAAGAAGCAAAACTTTTCGGTGATACTGTTGTCGTAGCTTCTTCAAAAGAAGACAATTATACTTATGTTCCAAAAGGTTACGAAATTCCAGCTGATGCTGATTATTTCCACTGCACAAGCAACAATACTATCTTTGGAACTCAAATGAAAGATTTTCCAGCAACAAACGTACCTGTTGTTTGCGATATGAGTTCTGATATTTTTTCACGTGAATTAGATTTTTCTAAATTCGACTTAATCTATGCTGGAGCTCAAAAAAATATGGGACCTGCTGGAACTACATTGGTAGTAGTTAAAGAAGAAATCTTAGGCAAAAACGGAAGAACAATTCCTAGTATGCTAGATTACGCTAAACACATTAAAGGAGAAAGTATGTACAATACTCCACCTGTATTTGCTGTTTACGTTTCTCTTTTAACTTTACAATGGATTAAAGAAAAAGGCGGAATCGCTGCTGTTGAAAAATTAAACAACGCTAAAGCAGAATTACTTTACGCTGAAATCGACAGAAACCCGTTATTCAAAGGTGCTGCTGCAGTAGAAGATCGTTCAAATATGAACGTAACTTTCTTATTGAACAATCCTGAACACACGGAAACTTTTGATGCTTTATGGAAAGTCGCAAATATTTCTGGATTGCCAGGACACCGTTCTGTAGGTGGTTACAGAGCTTCTATCTACAACGCTATGCCAATTGAAAGCGTTCAGGTTTTAGTTGATGTAATGAAAGCTTTGGAAGCTAAAGTTTAATTTTTTTCGGTTAATCGTTAATTTGTTTAACTGTTTAATCGTAAAAACATTTCCTTTAGAAAAATATCAAAAAAGAAAAAATTAAAAATTGGTTTATCGATTAAACAAATTAACGGTTCACCAAATAAACAATAAACACACAATGAAAGTATTAGCAAATGACGGAATTTCTAAAAGCGGAATTCTAGCCTTAGAAAAAGGTGGATTTGAAGTTATAACTACAAAAGTAGCTCAAGAACAAGTAGCTAACTATATCAATGAAAATAATGTTGACGTAATTTTAGTTCGTAGTGCAACTAAAGTTCGTAAAGATATAATCGACGCTTGTCCTGGTATCAAAATCATCGGTCGTGGTGGTGTTGGTATGGATAATATCGATGTGGATTATGCTAAAAGCAAAGGAATTCATGTAATTAATACTCCAGCTTCATCTTCAGAATCTGTTGCTGAATTAGTTTTCGGTCACTTATTCAATGGTGTACGTTTTTTGCATGATTCTAACAGAAATATGCCTCTAGAAGGAGATTCAAACTTTGACGGTTTGAAAAAAGCATATGCTAACGGAACTGAATTAAGAGGAAAAACTTTAGGTATTGTTGGTATTGGTCGTATCGGACAAGCTACTGCAAAAATGGCTCTTGGTTTAGGAATGAAAGTTATTGCGACTGATAGTTTTATTCCTCAAGTTGATGTAAAAGTTGAATTTTTCGACGGACAATCAATTACAACTACAATCGTTTCTCAATCTTTAGAGTCTTTATTTAAAGAAGCTGATTTCATTACATTGCACGTTCCTGCTCAAAATGGTTATATCATTGGAGAAAAAGAACTTGAAATCATGAAAGATGGTGTTGGAATCGTGAATTGTGCTCGTGGTGGTGTTATTGATGAAGTAGCTTTGGTAAAAGCTTTAGATTCAGGAAAAGTTGCTTTTGCTGGTTTAGATGTTTTCGAAAACGAACCAAAACCAGAAATGGCAATCTTAATGCACTCTAAAATTTCATTAACTCCACACATTGGAGCTGCGACTGGAGAAGCACAAGACAGAATTGGTACTGAATTAGCATCACAAATTATTACTTTGTTAAGCTAATCACTTATAATTAAATTACTTGCAAAGGGATTTATTAACATTGTTTAATAAATCCCTTTCTTTTTTTGTTTAAATTTGAGTTCTAATCTAAATCCTAAAAATCATGTTTGAACAATTAACTCAATTAGTGCAACAATATGGAGGTGATGCAGTTGTAAACAATAACGCTATCCCAAATGAACATAACGAAGCTGTTATTAGCGAAACCAGCAATTCTATTTTTGAAGGATTAAAAAAGATTGTTTCTGAAGGCGGAACTGATCAAATTGCTGGATTATTCAATGGAAGTTCAGCCATTGACAGCTCAAATCCGGTAGTGCAACAAATTCAGCAACAACTAAGTGGAAATCTTGGCGAAAAATTCGGTTTAAGCAGTGCCGATTCAAATGGAGTTGCTTCCAATTTAATTCCACAGATTTTAGGTTCTCTAGTGAATAAAGCAAAAGATCCGAACGATAGCAGTTTTCAAATTTCAGATATTATAAATTCAATTTCAGGAAACAGCGGACAAGCTTCGGGAATAATGGACACCATTTCTAAATACGGAATGCAATTTGGCCTTGACCAAAACAACGACGGAAAAGTTGACGTTGCAGATGTTCTTGTAGTGACCAAAAGCAAAGGAGGAATCGCAGGTTTTATTGGAAAGTTGTTTGGAAGCAAATAACTCTTTAAGGCCCAAAGTTACATAGGTTCAAAGCGACAAAGGCTTTTAAAAAACTCAAAAAAAGGATTACAAAATTGTAATCCTTTTTTTGAGTTTTTTAGCAAGAAGTTAAACCTTTGTTACTTTGAACCTTTGCCTCTCTGAACCTAACAAAAATATTCGTAAATTTAAGACATGAAAAAGTGCATTTCCATATTAATTGTTTTATTTACCATTATTGCGTGTTCATCGGCTTCTAAGAATATCGCCAGTACAGATACTGCTACACCAAACAAAAAAGTAAATGATACCGTTAGAATTGCAAATGATTCATTAGAATACGAAGTTATCATCATTGATAATGGATTCTCTACTTGGCTCGCTTCTAGAGCCTATCCACGAAACTATTATTCATTGCAATATCTTGAAAACAAAAACAATCTGTACGTAACCGAATGGAACAATCGTGTTTTACAACCACAGCGTTACAATCCAAATTTATACGAAATGTCTATTGATTATCGCCCAGATATTCATTATGGCTACGAAGTAAATTACTTAATTTACAATTACATGATTTATTTTCAAAATACTTACAAACAAAAGCTTTGGGGTTATGTTCCCTCAAGATAATATACTATATTTGTAATCATTACAAATAGCAATGAACAGATTAAAAAAACGCTGGGGAATCACCTCCAATTTACAAGCCATAATTATATTTATCGTTTTTGCCATCACAGGATCGGCATCTGCGTGGCTGTCTAAACCATTCTGCGTTTGGCTGGGAATTACTAAAGAAGATTTTGGAGGCTGGTTTACACTCATTCGCCTTATAATTATCTTTCCAATTTACCAAGTTTTATTAGTTGCGATCGGAACTATTTTTGGGCAATTTAAATTCTTTTGGAACTTCGAAAAGAAAATGCTTAAAAACATGGGACTTGGTTTTTTATTTAAGGATTAGTTCCTTTCTATAGCTCTTAACTTTTTTATTTTTTCTGGAAGAAATAAGTATAAATCCAAGTAAGAGTAAAAGACGGAATAACATCAGTAAAAGGCAATATTTCCTCCAGAAAAGTCAAGACTCCTGCCACTTTCCCTACTCTTCCTTTATACATTCTTGACATAATTAGAGCAGCAATCGGCGCCCAAATTACATCTGAAAACTCCCCTAGAAACGGAATCGAAAAAGAAATCATACCAATTCCGTCCAAAACCAATCCAATGAGTAGTTTCGACATTCTGTCATCTTCTGCAACTTCTAAATCTTGCATAACACATTCATTTTTAAGTTAATCGAAATTAAAAATTATTCTCGAAATACTATTATTTCTTTTCTAAATTTAATTTTCAATATTCCCATATCAATTTACGTACCGATTTTAAATTTTAGATTTTATAAAATCAACTCGCTCTTTTTGGAATTTGGGATTTTACATATTGTAATTTGATTTTGAGCATAATCTTCGTTTCTTTGTAAAAACAGTTTCATCAAATGATACACGCAAAAAACATTCATAAATTCTACGACAAACTTGAAGTATTAAAAGGTGTCGATTTACATATTAAAAAAGGCGAAATTGTTTCTATCGTTGGTGCTTCGGGTGCTGGAAAAACAACTTTGTTACAAATTCTAGGAACTTTAGATAAACCCGATCATAATCCAGATTCATCTCTAACTATTAACGGAAAAAATGTTTTGGAACTGCAAAACATCAAAAATGACAACTCAAACCAAGAAAAAGCATTCAAAATCATTACTTGGTTAGGAGCTTTTTACTTTGTTTTATTAGCAGTTTTTGTATTATTTTTTAGAAGTAAAATAGAAAATGATATTTTCGGTTATGGCACATGGGCAGTGATACTTGCACCTACTCTATTATTGTTTTTTTATTACAGCCGATATTTCAAAAAGAAAAGCAAACAAGACAAAGTTTTATCCGATTTTAGAAATTTAAATTTAGGATTCATTTTTCAATTCCATCAGCTTTTGCCTGAGTTTACAGCCTTAGAAAATGTCTGCATTCCAGCTCATATTGCAGGCAAAAAAACAGCCGAAACAGAAGAAGAAGCAAAAAAATTATTGAATTATCTTGGGCTTTCGCACAGAATTAATCATAAACCAAGCGAACTCTCTGGCGGAGAACAACAGCGTGTTGCCGTTGCGAGAGCTTTAATCAATAAACCAGATGTCATTTTTGCCGATGAACCTTCTGGAAATCTAGATACTCATTCTGCAGAAAACCTGCATCAGCTATTTTTCAAGCTTCGTGATGAGTTCGGACAAACTTTTGTTATTGTAACACATAACGAAGAATTAGCCAACATGGCTGATAGAAAATTAGTTATGGTTGACGGCCAAATCAGTAATTAGAATAATCAGGAGCTATTTCCTGCTGTCCTTCCAATCTTTTATGCCGAACCCCGGCATAAAAGGATTTTCCCTCCCATCAGGGCTAGGGCACTCGAACACATAAGAAGATTTCATTTCAATATGAACCAAAAAGAACTCAAAGAATTTCTAGACGAAAAAGTCATTCAATATAACAATCAGGATTTCATCGAAAGTGACCCTGTTCAAATTCCGCATCTCTTTACTCAAAAAGAAGATATTGAAATTGCAGGCTTCTTAAGCGCTTCTATTGCTTGGGGAAATCGTAAAATGATTATCAAGAATTCGCATAAAATGATGGAATTAATGGGCAATACGCCATATGATTTTGTTATGTCACATTCAGATGAGGACTTGGCAAGATTGGAAACATTCGTCCATAGAACTTTTAACGGACATGATTTTGCGGGTTTCATAAAAGGTTTAAATAACATTTACAAAAATCACAACGGATTAGAATCTGTTTTTGCTAAAAATCAGGAAAAAGATAGTTTGCAGAAAAGTATCAGCGAATTCAAAAAAATATTTTTCGAAACAGATCAT
It encodes:
- a CDS encoding TIGR02117 family protein; the protein is MLKKTFKILGWTLFGIFSFLALYISSVLIISKITVNSDIAKVEEQDAVPIYILSNGVHTDIVVPIKNEIKDWRNEIQFSQTQSKDSLMNYIAFGWGDKGFYLETPEWSDLKASTAFKVAFGISSSAVHATFFKQLREGDDCKRILISKENYQKLVNYISNSFSDSVHPQWIEGHSYGRKDAFYEAKGSYSLFYTCNTWANNALKAANQKASLWTVYDKGIFCHYK
- a CDS encoding D-2-hydroxyacid dehydrogenase → MKVLANDGISKSGILALEKGGFEVITTKVAQEQVANYINENNVDVILVRSATKVRKDIIDACPGIKIIGRGGVGMDNIDVDYAKSKGIHVINTPASSSESVAELVFGHLFNGVRFLHDSNRNMPLEGDSNFDGLKKAYANGTELRGKTLGIVGIGRIGQATAKMALGLGMKVIATDSFIPQVDVKVEFFDGQSITTTIVSQSLESLFKEADFITLHVPAQNGYIIGEKELEIMKDGVGIVNCARGGVIDEVALVKALDSGKVAFAGLDVFENEPKPEMAILMHSKISLTPHIGAATGEAQDRIGTELASQIITLLS
- a CDS encoding transglutaminase domain-containing protein; translation: MPQKKIALIFLLLNSIFINFAFSQKISEVDKIVAKYPKSFDSTEKLADKIEKDFDSDYDRARAIYSWIAFNIRYDYNAYLNPPRVQGFNYSSEAEKQRKIKQLNDNLIQKAFKSKKAVCEGFTALYQHLAELVNLKCEIIRGDSKTNLRDIGRKATSSNHAWNVVLIDKKWRLVDVTWGQGYYDISKGRMVNDFNPVYFDTNPEYFFAKHYPDSGTFLGDRISKSDFLDGPLIYNKTIENDYKIKTPNLGIIEAKNGDKITVEIKNVSKSSQVFYLNRKNQPVKVLNPKEKRGSLEFQILIDKNIGDYITIFIDTESIVSFKIV
- a CDS encoding DUF6146 family protein codes for the protein MKKCISILIVLFTIIACSSASKNIASTDTATPNKKVNDTVRIANDSLEYEVIIIDNGFSTWLASRAYPRNYYSLQYLENKNNLYVTEWNNRVLQPQRYNPNLYEMSIDYRPDIHYGYEVNYLIYNYMIYFQNTYKQKLWGYVPSR
- a CDS encoding acyl-CoA reductase, with product MTLETKKSVFVELGKFLSQFSEGASAQKSDVLYNDLFFDDFNNLIHLSQSHNGWYTPEQVYFSIQSWAEALTKENIDKWLSVYKIEENNENPKTIALILAGNIPLVGFHDFLSVLITGNKALIKTSSNDQHLLPFLAKYLIAVDEDFKNKITFVEGKLENFDAVIATGSNNTSRYFEYYFKDKPSIIRKNRNSATILTGKETNEDLEALGEDIFRYFGLGCRNVSKLFIPKGYTFDAFFQAMFKYQDVIHYEKYANNYDYNKAVFLMSNFKLLDNGFLTLKEDSSYASPISSVFYEYYENLEDLEKRLQEDTDQIQCIVSSNLTTNSIAFGETQKPQLWDYADNVDTITFLLTTK
- a CDS encoding NADPH-dependent FMN reductase, translating into MKIIAFGGSNSKHSINKRLATYASSLFENADVEVLDLNDFAMPVFSVDLEKEVGQHKVAQAFLNKLKEADILVVSMAENNGNYSVAFKNVFDWSSRIEKDVFQHKPMLLLATSPGGRGGASVLGIAQNLFPRYGAEIKGSFSLPAFGSNFDLQENKISNPELDQELKDIIKSNF
- a CDS encoding DUF6787 family protein; the protein is MNRLKKRWGITSNLQAIIIFIVFAITGSASAWLSKPFCVWLGITKEDFGGWFTLIRLIIIFPIYQVLLVAIGTIFGQFKFFWNFEKKMLKNMGLGFLFKD
- a CDS encoding DUF937 domain-containing protein, encoding MFEQLTQLVQQYGGDAVVNNNAIPNEHNEAVISETSNSIFEGLKKIVSEGGTDQIAGLFNGSSAIDSSNPVVQQIQQQLSGNLGEKFGLSSADSNGVASNLIPQILGSLVNKAKDPNDSSFQISDIINSISGNSGQASGIMDTISKYGMQFGLDQNNDGKVDVADVLVVTKSKGGIAGFIGKLFGSK
- the ychF gene encoding redox-regulated ATPase YchF, which produces MKAGIVGLPNVGKSTLFNCLSNAKAQSANFPFCTIEPNIGVVNVPDPRINKLEELVKPERVQMATVDIVDIAGLVKGASKGEGLGNQFLGNIRECNAIIHVLRCFDNDNIVHVDGNVNPIRDKETIDIELQLKDLETVEKRLEKVKRLAKTGNKEAQAEEALLNRIREALLQAKSARTIIPQNNDEEVLMEAFQLITAKPVLYVCNVDESSAVNGNKYVDQVRELVKDEEAEVIVLSVGAEADITELESYEERQVFLEDMGLEEPGASVLIRATYKLLKQQTYFTAGVKEVRAWTINIGATAPQAAGVIHTDFEKGFIRAEVISYDDYVHYGSEAKAKEAGKFRVEGKEYIVKDGDVMHFRFNV